From Zavarzinella sp., one genomic window encodes:
- a CDS encoding choice-of-anchor A family protein, whose translation MLNLTALNRDKMTKNTKKLFVEHLEDRSNPSALGGAELFNGVFFHNFHSTGSDSEGGLAIGGNAQLQHYGIGSPEDGIRDDLVVGGNLNFNSGQLEYGDIRHGGTANLSSVGFLDGAAAPGTTVDFAALKSQLNHASQFWASLPATGTTSVSPWGEISFTGWNSHHNVFTIDASALATASSLSINVPKCSTVLINVVGEHVSMSNFGMFLNGTSQAQVLFNMANAKTITMSGIAIQGSILAPKAAISFNNGHINGTLIGCSFCGNGELHYVKPQLCLPPPPPICGCPSKLTAPTDTSKTTQTSAVAGFTEVVAPLPSGSEDEATSKTTTTEFVSPRVQNVREFLKRIALSGGRARS comes from the coding sequence ATGTTGAACTTAACGGCCTTGAATCGTGACAAAATGACAAAAAACACAAAAAAATTATTTGTTGAACACTTGGAAGACCGTTCGAATCCCAGCGCGCTGGGTGGGGCTGAACTGTTTAATGGCGTTTTCTTCCACAATTTCCATTCCACAGGAAGTGATTCAGAAGGTGGACTGGCAATTGGTGGGAACGCACAACTGCAGCATTACGGTATCGGCTCACCTGAAGATGGTATCCGCGATGACCTCGTGGTGGGTGGCAATCTGAACTTCAACAGCGGCCAATTGGAATATGGCGACATCCGCCATGGTGGCACCGCAAACCTCAGCAGTGTAGGTTTTCTGGATGGTGCAGCAGCACCCGGAACAACCGTTGATTTTGCCGCACTGAAATCACAATTGAACCACGCTTCGCAATTCTGGGCTTCTCTTCCTGCAACGGGAACCACCTCTGTTAGTCCGTGGGGTGAGATCAGCTTCACCGGTTGGAACAGTCATCACAACGTCTTTACCATTGACGCCTCTGCTCTGGCAACTGCCAGCAGCCTGAGCATCAACGTACCGAAATGCTCAACAGTACTGATCAACGTGGTTGGAGAGCATGTCAGCATGTCTAACTTCGGCATGTTTCTGAACGGCACCAGCCAGGCTCAGGTATTGTTTAACATGGCCAATGCCAAAACCATCACCATGAGCGGCATCGCCATTCAAGGGAGTATTCTGGCACCAAAGGCAGCGATCAGCTTTAACAACGGTCATATTAATGGTACTCTGATTGGTTGTTCGTTCTGTGGGAACGGTGAACTGCACTATGTCAAACCACAATTGTGCCTGCCTCCACCCCCTCCAATCTGCGGTTGTCCCTCGAAATTAACCGCACCGACGGATACCAGCAAAACGACACAAACCAGTGCCGTGGCAGGATTTACGGAAGTGGTTGCTCCATTGCCTTCTGGCTCCGAAGATGAAGCCACCAGCAAAACCACCACTACTGAATTCGTCAGCCCACGCGTTCAAAATGTGCGTGAATTCCTCAAGCGAATTGCACTCTCTGGTGGTCGCGCACGTTCTTAA
- a CDS encoding MotA/TolQ/ExbB proton channel family protein gives MLNLGARNRMETLLPEFQDELFQGGVQAAKELCEKRTGMVATHLYPAALDASPQGIAAMKRAMAHAIEFEILPKLNFLLAPILAIAKIATMVGLLLTVISMINTFNAISEATGKGGNPQSVTSQAGAIGLALFGTAGGLVIAIPLVFMHVLFKDRVVRTETELKSASVKLLLLFQNMKPGQGDSKSQQSAPSRNRQGAS, from the coding sequence ATGCTGAATCTCGGCGCCCGCAATCGCATGGAAACCCTTCTTCCTGAGTTTCAGGATGAACTATTCCAGGGCGGTGTGCAGGCAGCTAAAGAACTATGCGAAAAACGCACCGGTATGGTGGCAACACATTTGTATCCCGCCGCATTGGATGCTTCCCCACAGGGGATTGCGGCCATGAAACGGGCGATGGCACATGCCATTGAGTTCGAAATATTACCCAAACTGAACTTTTTGCTAGCACCAATTTTGGCTATCGCCAAAATTGCAACGATGGTGGGGCTGTTGTTGACCGTTATTTCGATGATCAACACTTTCAATGCTATTTCTGAAGCCACTGGCAAAGGTGGGAACCCTCAAAGTGTGACTTCGCAGGCAGGGGCTATTGGACTGGCACTTTTTGGCACAGCTGGTGGGCTCGTGATTGCAATTCCGCTGGTCTTCATGCATGTGCTGTTCAAAGACAGGGTTGTACGTACAGAAACAGAACTAAAAAGTGCTTCCGTGAAATTGTTACTGCTGTTCCAGAACATGAAACCTGGTCAGGGGGATTCCAAGTCGCAACAAAGTGCACCTTCCCGTAACCGTCAGGGTGCTAGCTGA
- a CDS encoding biopolymer transporter ExbD translates to MAGKIPREFDVWFLAPNKVIKKIPFHVVADWIEQAKIQKTDQIKASSATEWEVVGQHTFFSAYFQPDVVDFSEDLIVEQSSQVPVEQEVTKSPAPPIPKRKAETEDSFPSNQSATNDDPANFDWYPTRQEEDDDVDMIPLIDISLVLLIFFMMTATVTAISRIQLPDMVYGTTVTQETDLLRIDIDFENEQPKYALAEGNNAPKPGFDAMSNDVELSAKLDEMLANRITPPKVRIAAHGDLRFEWVEEVMKSLEKRLQKNQIREYSIEVNERGG, encoded by the coding sequence ATGGCGGGCAAAATCCCAAGGGAATTCGATGTCTGGTTTCTGGCACCGAACAAGGTGATCAAGAAGATTCCTTTCCACGTCGTCGCGGACTGGATAGAACAGGCGAAAATTCAGAAAACGGATCAGATCAAAGCTAGTTCCGCAACTGAATGGGAAGTTGTTGGACAACACACATTTTTTTCAGCTTACTTCCAGCCAGACGTGGTTGATTTTTCTGAAGATCTGATTGTCGAACAATCATCACAAGTTCCTGTTGAACAAGAAGTTACGAAGAGCCCTGCCCCACCAATTCCGAAAAGAAAAGCAGAAACAGAAGATTCATTTCCGAGTAACCAATCTGCCACCAATGATGATCCTGCGAATTTCGATTGGTATCCTACCCGACAGGAGGAAGACGATGATGTGGATATGATTCCGCTCATCGATATCAGCCTGGTTTTGCTGATTTTCTTCATGATGACCGCCACGGTGACAGCAATCTCTCGGATCCAACTGCCTGATATGGTCTATGGCACTACGGTTACCCAGGAAACAGATTTATTGCGCATTGATATTGACTTTGAAAACGAACAACCAAAGTATGCTCTGGCAGAAGGTAACAACGCACCGAAACCTGGTTTTGATGCAATGTCTAACGATGTGGAACTTTCTGCCAAACTGGATGAGATGTTGGCCAATCGCATCACCCCACCAAAAGTGCGGATTGCAGCCCATGGTGACCTGCGTTTTGAGTGGGTCGAAGAGGTCATGAAGTCATTGGAAAAACGACTTCAGAAAAACCAGATTCGAGAATACAGCATTGAGGTGAACGAACGAGGTGGCTGA
- a CDS encoding biopolymer transporter ExbD, giving the protein MAEQLWTIIPAGTTRQIRGLTFNAVLNGVREEQFDSADLIFRNGETPVSIDTHPEFEEAILDLQPVPRRPEDDETRLDMNPLIDVALVLLIFFMLTTVYEQIRKEFNPPPGQSTDAQGRKTTENKLKEFTIRVSITVEDGKPVFRIENDAVPQEKLLETLIALKQKTGNRQLALEVQPDVPWKAVVAINDAAAGAEFTEIIRVVRKVRRD; this is encoded by the coding sequence GTGGCTGAACAACTCTGGACTATTATTCCGGCAGGTACGACACGGCAAATCCGTGGACTGACTTTCAACGCAGTACTCAATGGCGTACGAGAGGAACAATTCGATTCTGCCGATTTGATCTTTCGAAATGGGGAAACTCCTGTTTCGATTGATACCCACCCGGAGTTTGAAGAAGCGATCCTGGATTTGCAGCCTGTTCCACGGCGACCTGAAGATGATGAAACCCGCCTTGATATGAACCCCTTGATCGATGTGGCGCTAGTCCTGTTGATTTTCTTTATGTTGACAACGGTTTACGAACAGATTCGCAAGGAATTTAATCCACCGCCAGGTCAATCGACAGATGCTCAGGGACGGAAAACCACCGAAAATAAGCTCAAAGAGTTCACAATTCGCGTTTCAATTACAGTAGAGGACGGAAAACCAGTTTTCCGAATCGAAAATGATGCAGTTCCCCAGGAAAAGCTACTGGAAACGCTGATTGCACTGAAGCAGAAAACAGGCAATAGGCAGTTAGCTCTGGAAGTGCAGCCTGATGTCCCCTGGAAGGCGGTGGTGGCAATCAACGATGCTGCGGCTGGGGCAGAATTTACCGAGATCATCCGAGTTGTTCGAAAAGTTCGCCGTGATTAG
- a CDS encoding ATPase, T2SS/T4P/T4SS family, whose amino-acid sequence MMPSDSFFWAVSVPRGDTFLFHHGKIFVYLGLYLLWIKTIAWIDRDGRIFELERGRWNTIALTSAVVSLVLGWLVPIFAVALVLSFLVLVLVIVMYVHYRNPLVPAALQVFTKPHMLKWLKSNLGIQFQAKESSEQEAIPLQFIGKMQNADEFGTSNFKSMNSEGYRVAQEVVWNALNDSATDIHFEPSKSEMTIRYRIDGMLQFARTVDARMGVLVLNVYKNLAGMDIAERRKPQDGSFSAKVRETHVVDFRVATSGSVTGEKLVMRVLDSSKQMTVISQLGLREQLVKKVVAISRQSHGMFITCGPTGAGKTSSLYACINMIDRQQRNVITLENPVEYLIDHVTQIEVNPKAGKTFAAELRSILRQDPDVILIGEIRDTETAEIACQAAQTGHLVLTTIHANDSLTALGRLQDLGVKPFLLANAISAILGQRLARVLCPKCRIEYPPSVELLKKLKLPEGRIKRFYRAAVVDHRKTSSDAKICNHCHGTGYCGRTGIFEFLTINEAIRGLITEQLDIGELKKAIIESGYYSLHDDAMYKVLKGITSVEEVQRVVK is encoded by the coding sequence ATGATGCCATCCGATTCTTTTTTTTGGGCAGTTTCTGTCCCGCGTGGCGATACGTTTTTGTTCCACCACGGCAAAATCTTTGTCTATCTTGGCCTATATCTGCTTTGGATCAAAACAATTGCCTGGATCGATCGAGATGGACGGATCTTTGAGCTGGAACGTGGTCGATGGAATACCATCGCACTGACTTCAGCGGTGGTCAGCCTGGTACTTGGCTGGTTGGTACCCATCTTTGCCGTAGCTCTGGTGCTCAGTTTTCTGGTGTTGGTACTGGTAATTGTCATGTATGTTCATTATCGCAATCCGCTGGTGCCTGCGGCATTACAAGTATTTACCAAGCCGCACATGTTAAAGTGGCTGAAAAGCAATCTGGGAATCCAGTTTCAGGCCAAAGAGAGTTCAGAGCAGGAAGCAATCCCATTGCAGTTCATCGGCAAAATGCAGAATGCGGACGAATTTGGTACGTCGAACTTCAAAAGTATGAACTCTGAAGGTTATCGCGTCGCACAGGAAGTGGTGTGGAACGCATTAAATGACAGTGCGACCGATATCCATTTTGAGCCCAGTAAATCTGAAATGACCATCCGCTACCGCATTGATGGAATGCTGCAGTTTGCCCGCACTGTGGATGCGCGGATGGGGGTTTTAGTCCTGAATGTGTACAAGAATCTGGCTGGGATGGACATTGCTGAACGAAGGAAACCGCAGGATGGCAGTTTTTCGGCCAAGGTGCGGGAAACCCACGTGGTTGATTTCCGGGTGGCAACTTCGGGCAGTGTCACGGGCGAAAAACTGGTAATGCGGGTACTCGATTCTTCGAAACAGATGACGGTAATCAGCCAGTTAGGTCTGCGTGAACAGTTGGTGAAAAAGGTGGTGGCCATTTCGCGGCAATCCCACGGCATGTTTATTACCTGCGGCCCCACCGGTGCAGGGAAAACATCGTCTCTTTATGCCTGCATCAACATGATTGATCGCCAGCAGCGAAATGTGATCACACTGGAAAATCCGGTGGAATACCTGATTGACCATGTCACACAAATTGAGGTGAATCCAAAAGCTGGTAAAACTTTCGCTGCAGAGCTGAGGAGCATTTTGCGACAGGACCCGGATGTCATCCTGATTGGCGAAATTCGTGACACGGAAACTGCCGAAATCGCCTGCCAGGCAGCGCAAACGGGCCACCTGGTGCTGACAACGATTCATGCAAATGATTCACTAACTGCATTGGGCAGGTTACAGGATCTGGGGGTCAAGCCATTTCTTCTGGCAAATGCTATTTCAGCGATCCTGGGGCAACGATTGGCTCGGGTGCTCTGTCCAAAATGCCGAATCGAGTACCCACCATCGGTGGAATTGCTGAAAAAATTAAAACTTCCTGAAGGAAGGATCAAGCGATTCTACCGTGCCGCAGTGGTGGATCATCGGAAAACGTCGTCAGATGCGAAAATTTGTAACCACTGCCATGGAACTGGATATTGTGGGCGGACGGGAATCTTTGAATTTTTGACGATTAACGAAGCGATTCGCGGCCTGATAACGGAACAACTTGACATCGGCGAACTGAAGAAGGCAATTATCGAGTCGGGGTACTATTCCTTGCACGATGATGCGATGTACAAGGTATTAAAAGGCATTACTTCGGTAGAAGAAGTACAACGAGTGGTAAAATAA
- a CDS encoding DUF1552 domain-containing protein has protein sequence MKSFDIIRRKVISRRTMLRGVGAMVGLPFLDAMLPAVSAKEDKPATPMRFVAMQYGLGFHSPFLVPKQQGKDFELSPYLEQLKGHRQYLTVVSGISHPEQRGANGHTSEMTWLTGARHPGLPGFRNTISIDVMLAEKLGPVTRFPQMALSSAGSDSLSWTSNGVNLPAETSPAKVFRNLFVEGTPAEKKQQLDDLERGKSILDSIRMQAAKLKSSLGKIDQRQLEQYFTAIRDMEKKIAAMENWATKPKPIVKVKPPVDVADRTDILAKTKLMHDLMLLALQTDSTRIISYKAGGMNAVPKIPGVSNDWHNLSHHGQDQQKIDELKVIEMAEFAEVNRFLEMLKATTEAGSALLDRTTVLVGSNLSNASSHDATNLPLVLAGGQFRHGSHIAFDRLNNGPFASLFVSIAQQMGVSLNEFAYASSTLKGLDIK, from the coding sequence ATGAAATCATTTGATATCATTCGAAGAAAAGTGATATCCCGCCGCACAATGTTACGTGGTGTGGGTGCGATGGTTGGCTTGCCATTTCTTGATGCAATGTTGCCCGCAGTCTCCGCAAAAGAAGACAAACCGGCCACACCGATGCGGTTCGTGGCAATGCAATATGGCTTGGGTTTCCATTCTCCTTTTCTGGTGCCGAAACAACAGGGGAAGGATTTCGAATTATCTCCTTATCTGGAACAGTTGAAGGGCCATCGTCAGTATTTGACGGTGGTGAGCGGTATCTCGCATCCAGAACAGCGGGGGGCAAATGGACATACTTCGGAAATGACCTGGCTGACAGGTGCCCGCCATCCGGGATTGCCAGGATTTCGCAATACGATTTCTATCGATGTAATGCTGGCGGAAAAACTGGGGCCGGTCACTCGCTTTCCTCAAATGGCCTTGTCCAGTGCGGGATCGGACAGTTTGTCCTGGACCTCGAATGGTGTCAATCTGCCCGCAGAAACCTCTCCAGCGAAAGTTTTTCGTAATTTGTTTGTTGAAGGCACCCCTGCTGAGAAAAAACAACAACTGGACGATCTGGAACGTGGGAAAAGCATTCTGGATTCTATTCGCATGCAGGCAGCAAAACTAAAATCCTCACTGGGAAAAATCGACCAGCGTCAATTGGAGCAATATTTCACAGCGATTCGAGACATGGAAAAGAAGATTGCTGCGATGGAAAACTGGGCTACGAAACCCAAACCGATAGTGAAGGTCAAGCCTCCAGTCGATGTTGCAGATCGTACCGACATTCTGGCTAAAACCAAGCTGATGCATGATCTGATGTTGCTGGCACTGCAAACTGATTCCACCAGAATTATCAGCTATAAAGCAGGTGGGATGAATGCAGTACCCAAAATTCCTGGTGTCAGCAACGATTGGCATAACTTGTCCCACCATGGACAGGATCAACAGAAAATTGACGAGTTGAAAGTCATTGAAATGGCAGAGTTTGCCGAAGTCAATCGCTTTCTAGAAATGCTGAAAGCAACTACCGAAGCTGGTTCGGCATTGCTGGATCGCACCACTGTGCTGGTGGGCAGCAATCTCAGTAATGCGAGCAGCCATGATGCCACCAATCTCCCTTTGGTTCTGGCAGGTGGTCAGTTCCGCCACGGCAGCCACATTGCTTTTGACCGACTAAATAATGGCCCATTTGCCAGTTTATTTGTCAGTATAGCACAGCAAATGGGAGTGTCACTGAATGAATTTGCCTACGCTTCCAGCACTCTAAAAGGCCTCGACATCAAATAA